The following proteins come from a genomic window of Abditibacteriaceae bacterium:
- a CDS encoding ankyrin repeat domain-containing protein, producing the protein MNNFFRAGLYLALTTATSISFAQGMGGTTAAANGVSGGATNTSRFETVAPPAAQPTSPQRIQTPSLSPVERAKQQRDLDLINAAFAGETWRIRELLAKGANVNAADWQYGFTPLMWAARNGHVGAVRYLLQRGAKVNAKSKVGVRLTFLTTSQQTTINSGEPTLTLVSESGGVSALMAAAASGWGMAARELIARGADVNLENPDGDTVLMATAFHGDLQTTQALLAKGAKPNAVDKYGRSALWLAAMRGHESIVREMLRRGAKPSADKAGLWPSDAASTMGFKTVAALLARAERAPRAALRRGTTENATSVPTPDRAMTGPNGIVILN; encoded by the coding sequence ATGAACAACTTCTTTCGCGCCGGACTTTATCTGGCGCTGACGACAGCAACTTCCATTTCATTCGCGCAGGGCATGGGCGGCACAACCGCTGCGGCCAATGGCGTTTCAGGTGGAGCCACCAATACATCGCGTTTTGAAACCGTCGCGCCGCCTGCCGCACAACCGACATCGCCTCAGCGCATACAAACACCATCGCTTTCTCCTGTCGAACGTGCGAAGCAACAGCGCGACCTCGATTTGATAAACGCCGCGTTTGCGGGCGAAACCTGGCGCATCCGAGAATTGCTCGCTAAAGGCGCTAACGTCAACGCTGCCGATTGGCAATACGGCTTTACGCCATTGATGTGGGCCGCGCGTAACGGCCATGTTGGAGCGGTGCGCTATCTGTTGCAGCGCGGCGCGAAAGTCAATGCCAAGAGCAAAGTCGGCGTGCGCCTGACGTTTCTCACCACGTCACAACAAACCACCATCAACAGCGGCGAACCGACGCTGACACTCGTTTCGGAAAGCGGCGGCGTTTCGGCTTTGATGGCAGCAGCGGCCAGCGGCTGGGGCATGGCGGCGCGCGAACTCATTGCACGCGGCGCCGATGTGAATCTGGAAAACCCCGATGGCGACACCGTGTTGATGGCCACGGCGTTTCATGGCGATTTGCAGACTACACAGGCGTTGCTTGCAAAAGGCGCGAAACCAAACGCCGTCGATAAATACGGGCGCAGCGCATTGTGGCTCGCTGCAATGCGCGGGCACGAAAGCATTGTGCGCGAAATGTTGCGACGCGGCGCGAAGCCATCCGCCGACAAAGCCGGCCTTTGGCCTTCCGATGCCGCTTCAACGATGGGCTTTAAAACCGTAGCGGCACTGTTGGCGCGCGCCGAACGTGCGCCCCGTGCAGCCCTTCGCCGGGGCACGACCGAGAACGCAACGAGCGTTCCCACACCCGACCGCGCCATGACCGGCCCGAACGGAATCGTCATTCTCAACTAA
- a CDS encoding branched-chain amino acid ABC transporter permease, whose product MKTWLLRAMAAALIIGILFVVQSVVAPRLTGSASLLIMQAGVAVVLATSLNLISGITGQFSLGHAGFAAVGAYASAMFSIHAAPRLALVDPLIFALAILVGAAASAFAGYLVGLPSLRLRGDYLAIVTLGFGQIIYVSLRNMDIVGGATGLDNIPQWTNFIWVGGAVALCLACVWSLNEGAWGRSMRAVREDEVAAEAAGIDTTRVKVTAFVVGAAWAGVAGALQAHFSPVIQPSSAQFVESVKIVVMVVLGGLGSISGVAFAAIALRVLEEKLRDPTWAITTGYALAALTAWLSWRAIPLHAALGTRVRSLGFAFALFISVLALHLFGREWVNANAPSLRYLIYALVLIVLMLLRPQGLLGRGEIGWPRWGGKNRPASGQSVEQLGS is encoded by the coding sequence ATGAAGACTTGGCTCCTGCGCGCGATGGCTGCGGCGCTGATAATCGGAATTCTGTTCGTGGTGCAAAGCGTCGTCGCGCCGCGTCTCACCGGTTCGGCGTCGCTGCTGATTATGCAGGCGGGCGTCGCGGTCGTTCTGGCGACGAGCCTTAATCTGATTTCGGGAATCACCGGACAGTTTTCGCTCGGTCACGCCGGTTTTGCTGCTGTCGGCGCTTACGCGTCGGCGATGTTTTCGATTCACGCTGCGCCTCGCCTCGCGCTTGTCGATCCGCTGATTTTCGCGCTGGCGATTTTGGTTGGTGCAGCGGCATCGGCTTTTGCCGGTTATCTCGTTGGCTTACCCAGCCTGCGCTTGCGCGGCGATTATCTGGCGATTGTCACGCTCGGCTTCGGGCAGATTATCTACGTTTCTCTCCGTAACATGGACATTGTCGGCGGCGCAACCGGACTCGATAACATTCCGCAGTGGACGAATTTCATCTGGGTTGGCGGCGCGGTTGCGCTTTGCCTCGCGTGCGTTTGGAGTTTGAACGAAGGCGCATGGGGCCGCTCGATGCGCGCGGTGCGCGAAGATGAAGTCGCTGCCGAAGCTGCCGGAATCGATACGACGCGCGTGAAAGTGACGGCGTTTGTCGTCGGTGCGGCGTGGGCCGGAGTTGCCGGCGCGTTGCAAGCGCATTTTTCACCGGTGATTCAGCCGTCGAGCGCGCAATTTGTCGAAAGCGTCAAAATCGTGGTGATGGTTGTGTTGGGTGGTCTTGGCTCGATTTCCGGTGTCGCCTTCGCTGCGATTGCGTTGCGTGTGTTGGAAGAAAAGCTGCGCGACCCAACGTGGGCCATCACTACGGGTTACGCGCTCGCGGCTTTAACGGCGTGGCTGTCGTGGCGCGCGATTCCCCTTCACGCCGCGCTTGGCACTCGCGTACGCAGTCTGGGTTTTGCGTTTGCGCTCTTTATTTCCGTTCTTGCCTTGCATTTGTTCGGACGCGAATGGGTGAACGCCAACGCGCCGTCATTGCGTTATCTCATTTACGCGCTTGTCCTGATTGTGCTGATGCTGCTCCGTCCGCAGGGTCTTTTGGGTCGGGGCGAAATTGGCTGGCCGCGTTGGGGTGGGAAAAACCGTCCCGCGAGCGGGCAAAGTGTGGAACAATTGGGGTCATGA
- a CDS encoding branched-chain amino acid ABC transporter permease, with translation MEFLQQCVNGLVQGAIYALIALGYTMVYGVLRFINFAHGDVYMLGAYFGYFTARWLGTGALLSDKSGNAQAAPFLHIALILLFSMVGAAVVGVVIERFAYRPLRNAPRLTALITAIGVSMFLEYGAQALFSPNPQSFPKLITEAPVPGTNGLITQLQLVIIVVAVALMLALQFLVFKTATGRALRAVALDRSAAQLMGINTDAVIATTFAIGSALAAAAAVLGSTYQNTIDPLVGIAVGLKAFIAAVLGGIGSIQGAVLGGLILGLAETAVGATDYSAYRDAVAFALLILILLLRPAGLLGKTAAEKV, from the coding sequence ATGGAATTTTTGCAGCAGTGCGTGAACGGTTTGGTGCAAGGCGCGATTTATGCGCTCATCGCGCTCGGCTACACCATGGTTTACGGCGTGCTGCGCTTTATCAACTTCGCGCATGGCGACGTTTATATGCTGGGCGCGTATTTCGGCTATTTCACCGCGCGCTGGCTCGGCACCGGCGCGCTTTTGTCGGATAAAAGCGGCAACGCCCAAGCCGCGCCGTTTCTCCATATCGCGCTGATTTTGCTGTTTTCGATGGTTGGCGCTGCTGTTGTCGGCGTCGTTATCGAGCGCTTCGCTTATCGGCCTTTGCGTAATGCGCCGCGTCTCACAGCTCTTATTACGGCGATTGGCGTTTCGATGTTTCTCGAATACGGCGCGCAGGCGTTGTTTTCGCCGAACCCGCAAAGCTTTCCCAAACTTATCACCGAAGCGCCCGTTCCCGGCACCAATGGCCTGATTACACAACTGCAACTGGTGATTATTGTTGTCGCGGTTGCACTGATGCTGGCGCTGCAATTTCTGGTCTTCAAAACCGCAACGGGTCGCGCGTTACGCGCCGTCGCTCTCGACCGCAGCGCCGCGCAACTGATGGGCATCAACACCGATGCCGTAATCGCAACGACATTCGCTATCGGTTCGGCTCTCGCGGCGGCAGCGGCGGTTTTGGGTTCGACCTATCAAAACACCATCGACCCGCTGGTTGGCATCGCGGTTGGCTTGAAAGCGTTTATCGCGGCGGTTTTGGGCGGAATCGGCAGCATTCAGGGCGCGGTATTGGGCGGCCTTATTCTCGGTTTGGCCGAAACTGCTGTGGGCGCGACCGATTATTCCGCCTACCGCGATGCTGTTGCTTTTGCTCTTTTGATTCTGATTTTGCTGTTGCGTCCTGCCGGATTACTCGGCAAAACAGCAGCGGAAAAAGTTTGA
- a CDS encoding ABC transporter substrate-binding protein — protein MHAFSLRSFSALSGAVALAAFSLGGCKSPEPTSGGTNGSPKATGTETASAKTAKPYTGDDILLGEYGSLTGSEASFGQSTHKGIMMAVDELNAKGGVLNKKIRVQTEDDGGQTTQVQSVVRKLIDQDNVFAILGEVASSNSLAAAPICQAAGVPMLSPSSTNPKVTQKGDYIFRNCFTDIFVGTAMARFAKENLKAKSAALLIDGDSDYSKGLRDYFSQGFKAAGGTVATTVEYVKGDKDFRAPLTKIKAANPDIIFIPGYYTDVANIAVQARSLGLKQTMMGSDGWDSPKLFEIGKSAVQGSYISNHYSPSDPSPRVRKFVADFEKKYKETPDALAAVGYDAAMVMCDAIKRAGELDRAKLRDALAATKNFPGVTGSITMDKDRNAQKPLAILQIQGNGYKFVTNVKPQA, from the coding sequence ATGCACGCTTTTTCGTTGCGCTCTTTTTCAGCTTTATCGGGTGCCGTTGCGCTCGCGGCGTTTTCTCTTGGTGGTTGCAAATCGCCTGAACCAACTTCCGGTGGCACCAATGGCTCTCCCAAGGCCACAGGAACCGAAACCGCTTCGGCCAAAACCGCCAAGCCCTACACCGGAGACGATATTTTGCTCGGTGAATACGGTTCGCTCACCGGAAGCGAAGCCAGCTTTGGCCAATCGACGCACAAAGGCATCATGATGGCCGTCGATGAACTCAACGCCAAAGGCGGCGTGCTGAACAAGAAAATCCGCGTGCAAACCGAAGACGATGGAGGCCAGACCACCCAGGTTCAGTCGGTTGTGCGTAAGCTCATCGACCAAGACAATGTATTTGCGATTCTGGGCGAAGTCGCCAGCAGCAACTCGCTTGCAGCCGCGCCGATTTGCCAGGCCGCCGGCGTGCCAATGCTTTCGCCGTCTTCCACAAATCCGAAAGTCACGCAGAAAGGTGATTACATTTTCCGCAACTGCTTCACCGACATTTTCGTGGGCACCGCCATGGCGCGTTTTGCCAAAGAAAACCTCAAAGCCAAAAGCGCCGCTCTCCTTATTGATGGCGACAGCGATTACTCCAAAGGTTTGCGCGATTACTTCTCGCAGGGCTTCAAAGCTGCGGGCGGTACGGTTGCGACAACAGTGGAATACGTCAAAGGCGACAAAGATTTCCGCGCGCCGCTCACCAAAATTAAAGCCGCTAACCCCGACATCATTTTCATTCCCGGCTATTACACCGACGTTGCGAACATCGCCGTCCAAGCGCGCAGTCTAGGCCTCAAGCAAACCATGATGGGCAGCGACGGCTGGGATTCTCCGAAGCTGTTTGAAATCGGCAAGTCGGCGGTCCAGGGTTCGTATATTTCCAACCACTACTCGCCGAGCGACCCCAGCCCACGCGTGCGAAAGTTCGTCGCCGATTTCGAGAAGAAATACAAAGAAACACCCGATGCTCTCGCCGCGGTTGGTTACGACGCCGCGATGGTCATGTGCGACGCGATCAAGCGCGCTGGCGAACTCGACCGCGCCAAGTTGCGCGATGCGCTCGCGGCAACCAAGAACTTCCCCGGCGTCACCGGCTCCATTACGATGGACAAAGACCGCAATGCGCAAAAGCCACTCGCGATTTTGCAGATTCAAGGCAACGGCTACAAGTTCGTCACCAACGTCAAACCTCAAGCGTAA
- a CDS encoding DedA family protein, which yields MFQWVSGVMESANWAGIAFLMFLENVFPPIPSEIIMPLAGYLASQGKMSLVGAIIAGTIGSVLGSLPLYYAGRKLGHNGARKWAEKYGRWLTVSPEDIDKSREWMDKHGAFALCLGRLVPGVRSLIALPAGVDEISPAVFIGYTALGSAIWSGLLAGAGYGLGANFKNVDKWLSPLSYVVLALIVALYIYRFVKQSR from the coding sequence ATGTTTCAATGGGTTTCAGGCGTGATGGAAAGTGCAAACTGGGCTGGCATCGCGTTTCTGATGTTTCTCGAAAACGTGTTCCCGCCGATTCCTTCCGAGATCATTATGCCGCTTGCGGGCTATCTGGCGTCGCAGGGCAAAATGAGCTTGGTGGGCGCCATTATCGCCGGAACAATTGGCTCGGTTCTGGGTTCGCTGCCTCTTTACTATGCGGGGCGCAAACTGGGCCACAACGGTGCGCGCAAATGGGCCGAGAAATATGGCCGATGGCTGACGGTTTCACCCGAAGACATCGATAAATCGCGCGAGTGGATGGATAAACACGGCGCGTTTGCGCTTTGTCTGGGCCGCCTGGTGCCGGGCGTGCGCTCGCTGATTGCACTTCCGGCGGGCGTCGATGAAATTAGCCCGGCGGTTTTTATCGGTTATACGGCATTGGGCAGCGCGATTTGGTCGGGGCTTCTAGCGGGTGCCGGTTACGGACTGGGTGCGAATTTTAAGAACGTCGATAAATGGCTGTCGCCGCTTTCTTATGTTGTGCTCGCTTTGATTGTCGCGCTTTACATTTATCGCTTCGTCAAACAATCGCGCTAA
- a CDS encoding O-antigen ligase family protein: MAGLWVSLRLGSLLGLPSLPYQEFLVFLPALALAVPVWINRRDFSHRLPILLCIIWPLVALLWVDPTERGRGVVVPMTLLFSALIGSAMARHKLMESGARAFIVGTLISLAGLFFISRGTLAGSQRLGSVFGEESIIVNPNVVAINLVLASYLGVYVVNCIRRRQNTVKVQYSGDLVCWLLATILCAGSVVLTGSRGGIVGMTLMFFVLLFMNGHWTARVISSRIAVLFVFLGAGYLAINYIEGIAARVSDTDKLASLSDRVPIWQAGYYVLSIDDSVIYWGVGTGGVHKRLGEEMGEGLRGADGVLRRSPHNSYLEWAMSLGLPGIVLGGWLAFTLCRRAFLLDRRELRTERMALLTYCFTHAMSTTIHTSPFSVPLFAMVMALVCQPVLFEAPEETVATNKARGRKRKKNRALHPYPAHQLPCEAFASRPWPSKQ; the protein is encoded by the coding sequence ATGGCCGGTCTTTGGGTTTCCCTGCGATTGGGAAGTCTTCTCGGGCTGCCATCACTTCCGTATCAAGAATTCTTAGTCTTTCTGCCCGCGTTAGCACTGGCAGTTCCCGTCTGGATAAATCGGCGCGATTTTTCGCATCGCCTGCCGATTTTGCTGTGTATCATCTGGCCGTTGGTGGCTTTGCTGTGGGTCGATCCGACGGAGCGCGGTCGCGGTGTCGTTGTCCCCATGACGCTGCTCTTTAGTGCGTTGATTGGTTCGGCCATGGCGCGCCATAAGTTGATGGAAAGTGGTGCGCGCGCCTTTATTGTCGGCACTCTGATTTCTTTGGCGGGCCTCTTCTTCATTTCGCGTGGGACGCTGGCCGGAAGCCAGCGCCTGGGTTCTGTTTTTGGTGAAGAATCAATCATCGTCAACCCGAATGTGGTTGCTATTAATCTCGTTCTTGCTTCCTATTTGGGTGTGTATGTCGTGAACTGCATTCGCCGTCGCCAGAACACTGTAAAAGTCCAGTATTCCGGCGACCTCGTCTGCTGGCTGCTTGCGACCATCCTTTGTGCCGGGTCTGTCGTGCTGACCGGTTCGCGCGGCGGAATCGTTGGCATGACGTTGATGTTTTTCGTCCTTTTGTTTATGAACGGGCATTGGACGGCCCGCGTTATTTCGTCACGCATTGCGGTGTTGTTCGTGTTTTTGGGAGCAGGTTATTTGGCGATCAATTACATCGAGGGCATCGCCGCGCGTGTAAGCGACACCGATAAGCTGGCATCGTTGAGCGACCGTGTGCCAATCTGGCAGGCGGGCTACTACGTATTGAGCATCGACGACAGCGTTATTTATTGGGGAGTGGGGACAGGCGGCGTCCATAAACGCCTGGGCGAAGAAATGGGCGAGGGCCTGCGCGGCGCAGACGGCGTTCTGCGCCGTTCGCCCCATAATTCATATCTCGAATGGGCAATGAGTCTGGGCTTGCCGGGTATCGTTCTAGGCGGGTGGCTTGCCTTCACTTTGTGCCGGCGCGCCTTCTTACTTGATCGCAGGGAATTGCGCACTGAACGAATGGCTTTACTTACCTATTGCTTCACCCACGCGATGTCCACCACAATCCATACTTCGCCGTTTTCCGTCCCGCTTTTCGCAATGGTTATGGCACTCGTGTGTCAACCGGTCTTGTTTGAGGCGCCCGAAGAAACGGTCGCGACCAATAAAGCGCGCGGGCGCAAACGTAAGAAAAATCGTGCGCTGCATCCATATCCTGCGCATCAGTTACCGTGCGAGGCGTTCGCTTCGCGTCCCTGGCCCTCCAAACAGTGA
- a CDS encoding SDR family NAD(P)-dependent oxidoreductase encodes MNTYLVTGAAGFIGSHVAQRLLERGDAVVGIDNLNDYYEVGRKRANLEEVRAATPNTPFQFVESDIRDRDALAKIFTKYEFKGIAHLAAMAGVRASIDDPQLYYDVNLTGTLNLADGAVGRLGTKRETQPNFVFATTSSAYGNTNVIPFLEEDPCNSPLAPYASSKRGAELLGHTYHYLHKLQFTALRFFNVYGPRGRPDMMAYKVLDSIYNGTKVPLYNNGMMHRDWTYVDDIVSGVVSALDNPQDFEVVNLGRGNPILLNDFVVMLEAITGKKANLVPAPMMEADVAYTYADISKAQRLYGYNPTVTVEDGVQRFFDWYKSAILEKSATGSPQQ; translated from the coding sequence TTGAACACCTATCTTGTCACTGGAGCTGCCGGGTTTATCGGCAGCCATGTCGCGCAACGCTTGCTGGAACGTGGCGATGCCGTTGTCGGCATCGACAATCTCAATGATTATTACGAAGTCGGACGCAAGCGTGCCAACCTTGAAGAAGTCCGCGCAGCAACCCCCAATACGCCGTTTCAATTCGTCGAATCCGACATCCGCGACCGCGATGCCTTAGCCAAAATCTTTACGAAGTACGAATTCAAAGGCATCGCGCACCTGGCAGCGATGGCAGGCGTGCGTGCTTCGATTGACGACCCTCAACTGTATTACGACGTAAATCTGACGGGCACCCTGAATCTTGCTGATGGTGCGGTCGGGCGTCTGGGCACCAAGCGTGAAACGCAGCCGAATTTCGTCTTTGCCACTACGTCCTCGGCTTATGGCAATACCAATGTTATTCCGTTTCTTGAAGAAGACCCTTGCAACAGCCCGCTCGCGCCCTATGCTTCGAGTAAACGCGGCGCGGAATTGCTTGGTCACACCTATCATTATTTGCATAAGCTGCAGTTCACAGCCCTGCGCTTTTTTAATGTGTATGGCCCTCGCGGTCGGCCTGACATGATGGCGTATAAGGTGTTGGATTCGATTTACAACGGGACTAAAGTACCGCTTTACAACAACGGCATGATGCACCGCGACTGGACATACGTGGACGATATCGTTTCGGGCGTTGTCAGTGCGCTCGATAATCCGCAAGACTTTGAAGTTGTCAATCTTGGTCGCGGTAATCCGATTCTGCTCAACGATTTCGTCGTCATGTTGGAAGCGATTACCGGTAAAAAAGCGAACCTCGTTCCCGCACCAATGATGGAAGCCGACGTCGCTTACACCTACGCCGATATTTCCAAAGCGCAGCGACTGTACGGCTATAATCCGACTGTAACGGTTGAAGATGGCGTTCAGCGCTTCTTCGATTGGTATAAGTCGGCAATTCTGGAAAAATCGGCAACCGGCTCTCCGCAACAATGA
- a CDS encoding glycosyltransferase produces the protein MTLLVATDHRFFAGESGEILDTYCFDRTFFDDYCAVFPDIRVAARVRRDTPPASARRADGDGVRFFPIPDSTGGAWLKASVRTHPASLKEAVDQADAVCVRVPSFTGTTVARLAREAGKPVMFEAIGDQAQAISWKNDGPAVYLAARWGANAMKRLIARADCGSYVSRAHLQKAYPPRRDALSDSISSIRLDDSFFRSARVFASPPRPLKIVLVASMVPVKRHDVLIDALAAVRAQNVEATLDLVGGGATTEKLKGVAKAAGVADYVTFHGHVASRETLAEILDKSDVFAMTSDSEGMPRSMIEAMSRGLPAVGTAVGGIAEILPSEALVPAGDSVALAALLVRLAGDTQMLNTFAQHSIKTAREFGKDLLSQKRQTLLRHLRALAEKSHG, from the coding sequence ATGACGCTTCTCGTTGCGACCGATCATCGATTCTTTGCCGGCGAATCGGGTGAAATTCTCGACACCTACTGTTTCGACCGTACGTTCTTCGACGATTACTGCGCTGTATTCCCGGATATTCGTGTCGCAGCGCGCGTACGCCGCGACACGCCGCCTGCTAGTGCCCGGCGCGCCGATGGCGACGGCGTGCGCTTCTTTCCGATTCCCGATTCCACCGGCGGCGCGTGGCTCAAAGCGTCAGTTCGCACTCATCCTGCATCGTTAAAAGAAGCGGTTGACCAAGCCGACGCGGTCTGTGTCCGTGTCCCCTCGTTTACCGGCACAACTGTCGCGCGATTGGCGCGCGAAGCCGGAAAGCCCGTGATGTTTGAAGCCATCGGCGACCAGGCGCAGGCGATTTCCTGGAAAAACGACGGTCCTGCGGTCTATCTCGCGGCGCGTTGGGGGGCGAACGCGATGAAACGCCTCATCGCACGCGCTGATTGTGGCAGTTATGTTTCGCGCGCGCATTTACAAAAGGCGTATCCGCCGCGCCGCGATGCACTCTCCGACAGCATTTCCAGCATTCGTCTCGATGATAGCTTTTTTCGGTCCGCGCGCGTGTTTGCGTCGCCTCCGCGCCCGCTGAAAATCGTCCTTGTCGCTTCAATGGTTCCGGTCAAGCGCCACGATGTATTGATTGACGCGCTGGCTGCGGTTCGGGCGCAAAACGTCGAAGCCACGCTCGATTTGGTCGGCGGTGGCGCAACAACCGAAAAGCTGAAAGGCGTCGCAAAAGCAGCAGGCGTCGCCGATTACGTGACGTTTCACGGACATGTCGCGTCGCGCGAAACCCTCGCCGAAATTTTGGACAAGTCGGACGTTTTTGCCATGACTTCCGATTCGGAAGGAATGCCGCGCTCGATGATTGAAGCGATGTCGCGCGGACTTCCTGCTGTCGGCACCGCTGTGGGCGGAATTGCTGAAATCTTGCCGAGCGAAGCGCTGGTTCCCGCCGGCGACAGCGTAGCACTTGCCGCGTTACTGGTTCGACTCGCTGGCGACACGCAGATGCTGAACACGTTCGCGCAGCACAGCATCAAAACAGCGCGCGAGTTTGGCAAAGATTTGCTGTCGCAAAAGCGCCAAACGTTGTTGCGCCATTTGCGCGCATTGGCCGAAAAATCTCATGGGTGA
- a CDS encoding acyltransferase, translated as MGELKVQLRWALPMWLIGLLTNWWPDNRISVRLRGMMAAPFIGKCGKGFQLGANVTLLNAYNLQIGDNCYIARGCWLNAMSGLTIEDEVIFGPYVVISTMQHVFKDGSVRFGGSIKRPVRIGRGSWLASHCSVKCGVTIGRGSLVAANACVVKDVPDSTIVGGVPAKVLGPNTDGEAEVMSRFG; from the coding sequence ATGGGTGAACTCAAAGTACAGTTGCGCTGGGCGCTACCGATGTGGCTCATTGGTTTGCTGACCAACTGGTGGCCGGACAACCGAATTAGTGTTCGCTTGCGTGGCATGATGGCGGCGCCGTTTATCGGCAAGTGCGGCAAAGGCTTTCAGCTTGGGGCAAATGTGACGTTGCTCAACGCCTATAATCTGCAAATCGGCGACAACTGTTACATTGCGCGTGGCTGCTGGCTCAACGCAATGAGTGGATTGACAATCGAAGACGAAGTGATTTTTGGGCCGTATGTCGTCATTTCGACAATGCAACACGTTTTCAAAGATGGCTCGGTGCGCTTCGGCGGCAGCATCAAACGTCCGGTTCGCATCGGGCGCGGTTCGTGGTTGGCCTCGCACTGCTCGGTAAAATGCGGTGTGACGATAGGACGCGGAAGTCTGGTCGCCGCGAATGCCTGTGTCGTAAAAGATGTGCCCGATAGCACAATTGTCGGCGGCGTTCCGGCCAAAGTTCTTGGCCCCAATACCGATGGCGAAGCCGAAGTGATGAGCCGCTTTGGCTAA
- a CDS encoding glycosyltransferase family 4 protein produces MKETKPRLIVAFTHAKSSVLLRGQLADAKRRGYDVTALVGPGADKFVQSEGVKYVAVSMERQVALLHDAISLWKLVRAIRRLRPHIVNAGTPKAGLLVTLAAAICGVPCRIYTLRGLRLETTTGKRRKLLLRVEKTICRLAHRVVCISPSLRDRAVEIGIVSSEKAVVLGSGSSNGFDIKHYRLSDELRARGMEIRTQNGIAQNGLVIGFVGRIVQDKGVSELLQAWRALRTDYPQLKLLFVGEFDEGTISDADRRAVEQETMHIDHTPDVRPYIAAMDIVVLPSYREGFGNVLAEASAMEKPVIATDIPGCRDAVAAEVSGILVPPQDTEALIQALRRYLDNPTFRELHGKQGRERIIGEFRQDLVWDALDGLYQNLLRSKSLPLPRAQDE; encoded by the coding sequence ATGAAAGAAACCAAACCCCGCCTTATTGTGGCTTTCACGCACGCGAAAAGTTCGGTGCTTTTGCGCGGGCAACTGGCCGATGCCAAACGACGCGGCTATGATGTGACGGCGCTCGTTGGGCCGGGCGCAGACAAGTTTGTTCAAAGCGAAGGCGTAAAGTACGTTGCGGTGTCAATGGAGCGCCAAGTCGCACTGCTGCACGATGCTATTTCGCTTTGGAAACTGGTGCGCGCGATTCGCCGTTTGCGTCCCCACATTGTCAATGCGGGAACGCCTAAGGCCGGTTTGCTTGTGACTTTGGCGGCAGCCATTTGCGGTGTGCCATGTCGCATTTACACATTGCGTGGCTTGCGTTTGGAAACGACAACAGGAAAACGCCGTAAATTGCTTCTGCGCGTCGAAAAAACGATTTGCCGTCTTGCGCATCGCGTGGTGTGCATCAGCCCTAGTTTGCGTGACCGCGCGGTAGAGATAGGAATCGTATCATCAGAAAAAGCTGTTGTTTTAGGCAGCGGTTCCAGCAATGGCTTTGATATCAAGCATTATCGTTTATCCGATGAACTGCGCGCACGCGGCATGGAAATCCGCACTCAAAATGGCATTGCGCAGAATGGTCTGGTTATCGGCTTTGTCGGGCGCATCGTACAGGACAAAGGCGTATCGGAATTGCTGCAGGCGTGGCGCGCATTGCGAACAGATTACCCTCAATTGAAGTTGCTTTTTGTTGGCGAGTTCGACGAAGGCACGATTTCCGACGCCGACCGACGCGCTGTCGAGCAGGAAACAATGCACATCGATCATACCCCCGACGTGCGCCCATACATCGCCGCGATGGACATCGTGGTTTTACCCAGTTATCGCGAAGGCTTTGGCAATGTGCTCGCTGAAGCGTCGGCGATGGAAAAGCCCGTAATTGCAACCGATATTCCTGGCTGTCGTGATGCCGTTGCGGCGGAAGTTTCCGGTATTTTAGTCCCGCCACAAGATACGGAGGCATTGATCCAGGCCTTGCGTCGCTATCTGGATAATCCTACTTTTCGTGAGCTTCATGGCAAGCAGGGCCGGGAGCGCATTATAGGCGAATTCCGTCAAGACTTGGTATGGGACGCATTGGACGGACTGTATCAAAATCTTTTGCGCTCAAAAAGCTTGCCTTTGCCACGCGCGCAAGACGAATAG